In one Natronosalvus amylolyticus genomic region, the following are encoded:
- a CDS encoding DHH family phosphoesterase, whose amino-acid sequence MVFRLVLGCGGVGQRVVEGLPALAATAGELLVLADDADLVETLREESVPARCVDPCDRTLLESLEEPDVVFIAGDELDRNREMAETITTIAPDATVIGYAPEPSSGGGERETVASRAADLAGLERATTTVIDSTDLLAKWILERSATPAARRAITLRKKLSSIEGTLAVVAHDNPDPDAIASAVALAELAESVGVDAEACYYGDISHQENRAMVNLLDLDLRALDIDDPLEYGAFALVDHSRPGVNDQLPAELAIDIVIDHHPPRGPVAAGFYDLRERIGATSTMLTGYIDWFDIDLSQATATALLYGIRVDTNDFTREVSAEDFEAAATLWPDADLDVLLRIEQPTVDPDILDTVARAIKNRTRRDSVLVASAGEIPTRDALPQAADQLLSMEGIDTTLVFGFDDEMVFISARSRGSDIDLGEVLRDAYDQIGSAGGHANMAGAQLEIGVLGGTETAAELESILSVVEEVITDRFFEAIETRPGTAVGLYSQTSQVLFGTDES is encoded by the coding sequence ATGGTTTTCCGGCTGGTCCTCGGCTGTGGGGGCGTTGGACAGCGCGTCGTCGAGGGGCTGCCGGCACTGGCGGCGACGGCTGGTGAGTTACTCGTCCTCGCTGACGATGCGGATCTCGTAGAAACGCTCCGTGAAGAGAGCGTGCCCGCCCGCTGTGTCGATCCGTGTGATCGGACGCTCCTCGAGTCACTCGAGGAGCCTGACGTGGTTTTCATCGCTGGTGATGAACTGGATCGCAATCGTGAGATGGCCGAGACGATCACGACCATTGCACCAGATGCAACTGTTATCGGGTACGCACCTGAGCCGAGCAGCGGTGGTGGCGAACGCGAGACGGTTGCGTCCCGGGCGGCGGACCTGGCTGGTCTCGAGCGAGCGACGACGACGGTTATCGATTCGACCGACCTGCTGGCGAAGTGGATTCTCGAACGTTCGGCGACGCCAGCGGCCCGCAGAGCAATCACGTTACGGAAGAAACTGAGTAGCATTGAGGGGACGCTCGCGGTTGTCGCACACGACAATCCGGATCCTGACGCTATCGCCAGTGCGGTTGCCCTCGCCGAACTCGCTGAATCGGTCGGCGTCGATGCGGAGGCCTGTTACTACGGAGACATTTCCCATCAGGAAAATCGGGCGATGGTCAACTTGCTCGATCTCGATCTTCGCGCGCTCGATATCGATGACCCGCTCGAGTACGGCGCGTTCGCACTCGTCGATCACTCCCGACCGGGTGTCAACGATCAGTTGCCGGCGGAACTGGCGATAGACATCGTCATCGATCACCACCCGCCTCGAGGGCCGGTCGCGGCCGGGTTTTACGACCTTCGTGAACGGATCGGAGCGACCAGCACCATGTTGACTGGGTATATAGACTGGTTCGATATCGATCTCTCGCAAGCGACGGCAACAGCGTTGTTGTACGGTATCCGTGTCGATACCAACGATTTTACGAGGGAGGTTTCAGCCGAGGACTTCGAGGCGGCTGCGACGCTCTGGCCGGACGCCGATCTCGACGTATTGTTACGAATCGAACAACCGACGGTCGATCCCGACATACTGGATACGGTCGCTCGAGCGATTAAAAACCGTACCCGACGGGATTCTGTACTCGTCGCTAGCGCTGGCGAGATTCCAACCCGGGATGCGTTGCCACAGGCGGCCGATCAGTTACTCTCGATGGAGGGGATCGATACGACGCTCGTATTCGGGTTCGACGACGAGATGGTGTTCATTTCGGCTCGTTCACGCGGCTCCGATATCGATCTCGGAGAGGTGCTTCGGGATGCCTACGACCAGATCGGGAGTGCTGGTGGACACGCGAATATGGCCGGCGCGCAACTCGAGATTGGCGTACTGGGCGGGACGGAAACGGCGGCCGAACTCGAGTCGATTCTCAGCGTCGTCGAAGAGGTGATTACGGATCGGTTTTTCGAAGCGATCGAGACACGTCCTGGAACAGCTGTCGGGCTGTACAGCCAGACGAGTCAGGTGCTGTTTGGCACGGACGAATCGTGA
- a CDS encoding 3-hydroxyacyl-CoA dehydrogenase/enoyl-CoA hydratase family protein: MELEDINTIAVLGAGNMGHGIAEVAALAGYDVNLRDINEEFVQNGYDQIEWSLGKLAENDQITEAEADATLERITPLVDVEEAVGDVDVVIEAVPEKMEIKQDVYGEVETYAPDHTIFATNTSSLSITDLSEVTERPEQFCGMHFFNPPIRMPLVEVISGEHTSEETLDVIEALADDFDKSPVRVHKDAPGFIVNRILVPLMNEAAWLVSEDEATIAEVDSTTKFDMGMPMGAFELGDQVGNDVSLHVLEYMHEVLGDAYEPAPLLAEKVENEELGKKTGKGFYDYDDGPGADVPTDQQSELVKRRLLGSMANEIAKLIGGDVAPPESIDEAVKLGAGFPDGPVKVVDEFGLEPLLEELEDAYEATGHERYAPDAYLQERSDVGSFYDAAEDDDGVDFETIRLEYPAEYVGHIVLDRPHRMNTISSELLDELSTAIDLLEDDDEVRAILLTGEGEKAFSAGADVQSMAAGGADPIGAVDLSEQGQSTFGKLERCEMPVVAGIDGYCLGGGMELATCADIRIASERSKLGQPELNLGLIPGWGGTQRLSNIVGEGRAKEIILTADRYEAETLEEYGFVNDVVDNDELLEAALEMTEKLAGGPPIAQRFTKRAMLAGRDDTEAGLELEAAAFGHLMATDDLMTGITAFMSGDDPEFEGK; this comes from the coding sequence ATGGAGCTTGAGGATATCAACACCATCGCAGTTCTCGGCGCGGGGAACATGGGCCACGGCATCGCCGAAGTGGCGGCACTCGCCGGCTACGACGTGAACCTGCGCGACATCAACGAGGAGTTCGTCCAGAACGGCTACGACCAGATCGAGTGGTCGCTCGGCAAACTCGCCGAAAACGACCAGATAACCGAAGCGGAGGCCGACGCCACCCTCGAGCGTATCACGCCGCTGGTCGACGTCGAGGAAGCCGTCGGCGACGTCGACGTCGTCATCGAGGCTGTTCCCGAGAAGATGGAAATTAAACAGGACGTCTACGGTGAGGTCGAAACCTACGCCCCAGACCACACCATCTTCGCGACGAACACCTCGAGCCTGTCGATCACGGACCTTTCGGAGGTGACCGAGCGCCCCGAACAGTTCTGTGGAATGCACTTTTTCAACCCACCGATCCGGATGCCACTGGTGGAAGTCATTTCGGGCGAGCACACGAGCGAGGAGACGCTCGACGTGATCGAAGCCCTGGCCGACGACTTCGACAAATCACCCGTCCGCGTGCACAAAGACGCCCCCGGCTTCATCGTGAACCGGATTCTCGTCCCCCTGATGAACGAAGCCGCCTGGCTCGTCAGCGAGGACGAAGCCACCATCGCCGAGGTCGACTCGACCACGAAGTTCGACATGGGCATGCCGATGGGCGCGTTCGAACTGGGTGACCAGGTCGGTAACGACGTTAGTCTCCACGTCCTCGAGTATATGCACGAGGTGCTGGGTGATGCCTACGAGCCCGCACCGCTGCTCGCCGAAAAGGTCGAAAACGAAGAACTCGGGAAGAAGACGGGCAAAGGCTTCTACGACTACGACGATGGTCCCGGTGCAGACGTGCCGACCGATCAGCAGTCCGAACTGGTGAAGCGGCGACTGCTCGGCTCGATGGCAAACGAAATCGCGAAGCTGATCGGTGGCGACGTCGCCCCGCCAGAATCCATCGACGAAGCCGTCAAACTCGGTGCCGGTTTCCCCGACGGCCCCGTCAAGGTCGTCGACGAATTCGGCCTCGAGCCACTCCTCGAGGAACTCGAAGACGCCTACGAGGCAACCGGCCACGAACGCTACGCACCGGATGCATACCTCCAGGAGCGTTCCGACGTCGGCAGCTTCTACGACGCCGCGGAAGACGACGACGGGGTCGACTTCGAAACGATCCGCCTCGAGTATCCCGCCGAGTACGTCGGCCACATCGTTCTGGACCGCCCACACCGGATGAACACTATCAGTTCCGAACTGCTCGATGAACTCTCGACGGCCATCGACCTGCTCGAGGACGACGACGAGGTACGCGCGATTTTGCTCACCGGCGAAGGCGAGAAAGCCTTCTCCGCGGGCGCGGACGTCCAGAGCATGGCCGCCGGCGGTGCCGACCCGATCGGCGCGGTCGACCTCTCAGAGCAGGGCCAATCCACCTTCGGCAAACTCGAGCGCTGTGAGATGCCGGTCGTCGCCGGGATCGACGGCTACTGTCTCGGCGGCGGGATGGAACTGGCCACCTGCGCCGACATCCGTATCGCCTCCGAGCGTTCCAAACTCGGCCAACCGGAACTCAACCTCGGCCTGATTCCCGGCTGGGGCGGCACCCAGCGCCTCTCGAACATCGTCGGTGAAGGACGGGCCAAAGAGATCATCCTCACGGCCGACCGCTACGAGGCTGAAACGCTCGAGGAGTACGGCTTCGTCAACGACGTCGTCGACAACGACGAACTGCTCGAAGCCGCCCTCGAGATGACCGAAAAGCTCGCCGGCGGCCCACCCATCGCCCAGCGCTTTACCAAACGTGCCATGCTCGCCGGCCGCGACGACACCGAAGCCGGTCTCGAACTCGAGGCCGCCGCGTTCGGTCACCTGATGGCGACCGACGACCTGATGACGGGAATCACCGCCTTCATGAGCGGTGACGACCCCGAGTTCGAAGGCAAATAA
- a CDS encoding serpin family protein produces the protein MPADRRTLLACTGALLAGMAGCLESDDSPANGDDTGAGGDDSNSDTNGNGNGDVNGNDTDGFGAYPTPVFPELEFVTAPELDEAKLAEQIRGNVAFSIDLLEQLRAESPEQNIFCSPYSVSVALAMTYAGARGETANEMASALRYELGQDDLHPAFGALEAEFARRNEDGQEVDDPTGEDHDGPAFQLSTANTTWGQQGYGFDQDFLDLLEAYYGAGMQLVDFVGSPEDARQQINEWVEAQTEDRIEDLLPENSIRSTTRLVLTNAIYFVAMWKYPFDESQTSPGTFTGLEGQETTVDMMHQSIEVPYAEIDGHQLVELPYANDDTSMVVIVPAAGEFASFEDAFSVDRLAIMLGETTTPEVELTMPKFELESKFSLVEIMENLGMERAFGGGADFSGMVDGDSSLFISEIVHQSFVAVDELGTEAAAATAVVMDESGPMDHVELTVDRPFLFYIRDRPTETVLFAGRVVDGETLQAE, from the coding sequence ATGCCCGCCGACCGACGAACACTCCTCGCATGCACCGGTGCCCTCCTTGCCGGGATGGCCGGCTGTCTCGAGAGTGATGATTCACCAGCAAACGGCGACGATACCGGCGCTGGCGGGGACGACAGTAATAGTGACACGAACGGGAATGGAAACGGCGACGTCAACGGCAACGACACCGATGGCTTCGGGGCGTACCCGACGCCGGTGTTTCCGGAACTCGAGTTCGTCACTGCTCCCGAACTCGACGAAGCGAAACTGGCCGAACAGATCCGAGGGAACGTCGCCTTCTCGATCGACCTGCTCGAGCAACTTCGGGCGGAATCACCCGAGCAAAACATCTTTTGTTCGCCGTACAGCGTTTCCGTGGCGCTGGCGATGACCTACGCCGGTGCCCGGGGGGAAACCGCGAACGAGATGGCGTCCGCGCTCCGGTACGAACTCGGGCAAGACGACCTGCACCCCGCCTTCGGCGCGCTCGAGGCCGAGTTTGCCCGCCGAAACGAGGACGGACAGGAAGTGGACGACCCGACCGGTGAAGACCACGACGGCCCCGCCTTCCAGCTATCGACGGCCAACACGACCTGGGGCCAGCAAGGTTACGGCTTCGACCAGGACTTCCTCGACCTGCTCGAGGCCTATTACGGGGCCGGGATGCAACTCGTAGATTTCGTCGGGTCACCGGAGGACGCTCGCCAGCAGATCAACGAGTGGGTCGAAGCCCAGACCGAAGACCGCATCGAAGACCTGCTCCCCGAAAACTCGATCAGGTCGACGACGCGACTCGTGTTGACCAACGCTATCTACTTCGTCGCGATGTGGAAGTATCCCTTCGACGAAAGCCAGACGTCGCCGGGGACGTTCACCGGCCTCGAGGGCCAGGAGACGACCGTCGACATGATGCACCAGTCGATCGAGGTCCCCTACGCCGAAATCGACGGCCACCAGCTCGTCGAACTTCCCTACGCGAACGACGACACCAGCATGGTCGTCATCGTTCCCGCGGCCGGCGAGTTCGCCTCCTTCGAGGACGCGTTCAGCGTCGACCGACTGGCAATCATGCTCGGGGAAACGACTACGCCGGAGGTCGAACTCACGATGCCAAAATTCGAACTCGAGTCGAAGTTCAGCCTTGTCGAGATCATGGAGAACCTGGGGATGGAGCGTGCGTTCGGCGGCGGCGCGGATTTCTCCGGAATGGTCGATGGTGATAGCAGTCTGTTCATCAGCGAAATCGTCCACCAGAGTTTCGTGGCCGTCGACGAACTGGGAACTGAAGCCGCCGCAGCGACGGCCGTCGTCATGGACGAAAGCGGTCCGATGGACCACGTCGAACTGACTGTCGACCGCCCGTTCCTGTTTTACATCCGCGATCGCCCGACGGAGACGGTGCTGTTCGCCGGCCGGGTCGTCGATGGGGAGACGTTACAGGCCGAGTAG
- a CDS encoding CBS pair associated ParBc domain-containing protein — MHGSTEADGYTKPRVKDYMTRDVATVSPDDTVEEVSVRIAESEDHSGFPVCERRRVDGFVTARDLLLADDSTPIFRVMTTDLIVAHPDMKVTDAARVILRSGIQKLPVVDDAGNLVGIISNADVIRSQIERATPEKVGKLIRTLENIHSIELREERRDIQLDELTPTQGRVYADELEGRRYELEHGLAEPLVVIDNGGTLLLADGHHRVLAADRLELNEMDAYVIVIDHPIDLGMAKTAKKEGLESIADIEVVDYAKHPLVETTKRFQSDE; from the coding sequence ATGCACGGTTCTACGGAGGCAGACGGCTACACCAAACCCCGGGTCAAAGATTACATGACTCGAGACGTGGCAACGGTGTCACCCGACGATACGGTCGAAGAAGTGAGTGTACGAATCGCCGAAAGCGAAGATCACAGCGGCTTTCCCGTCTGTGAACGCCGACGCGTCGATGGCTTCGTGACTGCTCGAGATCTGCTACTCGCCGACGATTCGACGCCGATTTTTCGAGTGATGACGACGGACCTGATCGTTGCCCACCCGGATATGAAAGTGACCGATGCCGCACGCGTTATTCTTCGATCTGGGATTCAGAAACTGCCCGTTGTGGACGATGCCGGAAATCTGGTCGGCATTATTTCCAATGCGGACGTCATCAGGAGTCAGATCGAGCGTGCAACTCCGGAAAAAGTTGGGAAGTTGATTCGAACCCTCGAGAACATCCACTCAATTGAGTTACGGGAGGAACGACGCGACATCCAACTGGACGAACTGACCCCGACGCAGGGTCGGGTCTACGCGGACGAACTGGAGGGTCGACGCTACGAACTCGAACACGGGTTGGCGGAACCGCTGGTCGTCATCGACAACGGGGGCACGTTGTTGCTCGCCGATGGGCATCATCGGGTGCTTGCAGCTGACCGACTCGAGCTCAATGAGATGGACGCGTACGTGATCGTCATCGATCACCCGATCGATCTCGGGATGGCGAAAACGGCAAAAAAGGAAGGGCTGGAGAGTATCGCGGATATCGAAGTCGTCGATTACGCGAAGCATCCGCTGGTCGAGACGACGAAACGGTTTCAGTCGGATGAATAA
- a CDS encoding helix-turn-helix domain-containing protein: MREFVFALEYEPGTNPVADVLEAHAGTRIRSLSYHVTPDSLWRVDHATGSAEALEALEAAYAEPAYFADCLVRDDCGATCETQVLDRSNEELVVYTYWDRTDDCTSVPHLALEYLGTGLLFETYREGRRHRWRIILDDDAPVREFFDALGTEVGECTGIEMLRLADVDPERSLERASVEPDIPPEQRDAVRAAVEHGYYETPRAIELDELAARLDIPRSTLSYRLRRAEAAMASSLVAGDRARVEPEM, translated from the coding sequence ATGCGAGAGTTCGTCTTCGCCCTCGAGTACGAACCCGGCACGAATCCGGTTGCCGACGTCCTCGAGGCACACGCAGGCACGCGGATTCGCTCGCTGTCCTATCACGTGACCCCCGACAGCCTGTGGCGGGTAGACCACGCAACCGGTTCGGCTGAGGCGCTCGAAGCGCTCGAGGCGGCCTACGCGGAACCCGCTTATTTTGCGGACTGTCTGGTCCGCGACGACTGTGGCGCGACCTGTGAGACGCAGGTGCTCGACCGCTCGAACGAGGAACTCGTGGTCTACACCTACTGGGATCGAACCGACGACTGTACGTCCGTTCCGCACCTGGCACTCGAGTATCTCGGGACGGGCTTGCTCTTCGAAACGTACCGCGAGGGTCGTCGGCATCGCTGGCGTATCATCCTCGACGACGATGCACCAGTGCGAGAATTTTTCGACGCGCTCGGGACCGAAGTCGGGGAGTGTACCGGTATCGAGATGTTGCGACTCGCCGATGTCGACCCCGAGCGGTCGCTCGAGCGCGCGAGCGTCGAACCGGATATCCCTCCCGAACAGCGCGATGCAGTGCGTGCGGCGGTCGAACACGGCTACTACGAGACGCCACGCGCCATCGAATTAGACGAACTGGCGGCCCGACTCGACATTCCTCGCTCCACGCTTTCCTATCGGCTGCGACGTGCGGAGGCCGCGATGGCGTCCTCGCTCGTGGCGGGTGACCGCGCTCGAGTCGAGCCGGAAATGTGA
- a CDS encoding complex I subunit 4 family protein, whose protein sequence is MMIETLLAVTFAGALLTFLAPNRIAGKLAFAISLIPAGLSLWLFTAFDGSGNALLEGGELAFENRATWIELGAYEISWYVGLDGISLPLVVLTTILTTLAIMSSWTPIDVRESQFYGLVLFIEANLIGVFVALDFFMWFIFWEAVLIPMYLLIGVWGGPRRKYAAIKFFIYTNVASLVMFAAFIALVFSLDVSSFGLPEVTQAMLNGGPDAFAGVAGSTVASLVFIAMFLGFAVKVPVVPFHTWLPDAHVEAPTPASVLLAGVLLKMGTYALLRFNFTMFPDQVETYAVPIAAIAVISVIYGAMLALAQTDLKRIVAYSSVSSMGYVILGLIAYTHFGVGGATFQMVSHGLISGLMFMAVGVIYNATHTRMVTDMSGMADKMPIAVGILIAGAFGYMGLPLMSGFAAEYFIFFGAFGSEVLSYAPVFTALAMFGIVIVAGYLLFAMQRTLFGPYRLETDYEVGRAPLHDIAPMFVLLGLIIALGVAPELIFDMILDAVDPILEFGGEA, encoded by the coding sequence ATGATGATTGAGACGCTCCTCGCTGTCACGTTTGCGGGCGCGCTGTTGACGTTCCTCGCGCCCAATCGTATCGCCGGAAAGCTGGCCTTCGCGATCAGTCTGATCCCGGCCGGGCTTTCACTGTGGCTGTTCACCGCCTTCGACGGAAGCGGGAACGCCTTACTCGAAGGTGGCGAACTCGCCTTCGAGAACCGGGCAACCTGGATCGAACTCGGCGCCTACGAAATCTCGTGGTACGTGGGGTTAGATGGTATTAGCCTGCCGCTCGTGGTCCTGACGACGATTTTGACCACGCTCGCGATCATGAGTTCGTGGACGCCGATCGACGTCCGCGAGTCCCAGTTTTACGGTCTCGTGTTGTTCATCGAGGCGAACCTGATCGGTGTCTTCGTGGCGCTCGATTTCTTCATGTGGTTCATCTTCTGGGAGGCCGTCCTCATCCCGATGTACCTGCTGATCGGTGTCTGGGGCGGTCCGCGACGCAAGTACGCCGCGATCAAGTTCTTCATCTACACGAACGTCGCCTCGCTGGTGATGTTTGCGGCGTTCATCGCGCTCGTGTTCAGCCTGGACGTATCGTCGTTCGGCCTGCCCGAGGTCACGCAGGCGATGCTCAACGGCGGACCGGACGCCTTCGCGGGTGTCGCCGGGAGTACGGTCGCCTCACTGGTGTTCATCGCCATGTTCCTCGGCTTCGCTGTCAAGGTTCCAGTGGTCCCATTCCACACCTGGCTGCCGGACGCCCACGTTGAAGCACCGACACCGGCGTCGGTACTCCTGGCCGGTGTCCTCTTGAAGATGGGTACCTACGCCCTGCTCCGGTTCAATTTCACGATGTTCCCGGACCAGGTCGAAACCTATGCGGTTCCGATTGCGGCTATCGCCGTCATCAGCGTCATCTACGGCGCGATGTTGGCGCTGGCACAGACCGACCTCAAACGGATCGTCGCTTACTCGTCGGTCTCGTCGATGGGATACGTCATCCTCGGTCTGATCGCGTACACGCACTTCGGTGTCGGTGGCGCGACGTTCCAGATGGTCTCTCACGGCCTCATCTCCGGGCTGATGTTCATGGCCGTCGGCGTCATCTACAACGCGACCCACACGCGGATGGTCACCGACATGTCCGGGATGGCCGATAAGATGCCCATTGCGGTCGGCATCCTCATTGCCGGTGCGTTCGGTTACATGGGGCTGCCGCTTATGTCCGGGTTCGCCGCAGAGTACTTCATCTTCTTCGGGGCCTTCGGCTCTGAGGTCCTGTCGTACGCTCCGGTGTTCACGGCGCTCGCGATGTTCGGCATCGTGATCGTTGCCGGCTACCTGCTGTTTGCGATGCAGCGCACGCTGTTTGGCCCCTACCGCCTCGAGACTGACTACGAGGTCGGTCGAGCACCACTGCACGACATCGCGCCGATGTTCGTGTTGCTGGGGCTCATCATCGCACTGGGTGTCGCACCCGAGTTGATCTTCGACATGATCCTAGATGCCGTTGACCCGATTCTCGAGTTCGGAGGTGAGGCCTGA
- a CDS encoding NADH-quinone oxidoreductase subunit N, producing MTDAFALPEWAALAPPLLLALTALALFAYDSINPRSTNRPVLAGIAVVGALASLVTAVWFTLAGTGADGHDAGYDLWFVVGDSVTGTGAIDLFGGQLVVDQMALFFMIVVAVVTALVAVASYDYMAGHAYQAEYYSLLLLAATGMSTMAAANSLVTIFIALELASLPSYALVAILKDNRGSVEAGLKYFLIGALSSAIFVYGISLVYGATGHLQLEAIADTLAAGEADAYSGLLGLGIVMLIGGFAFKTASVPFHFWAPEAYEGAPAPIAAFLSSASKAAGFVILFRVFTTAFPLETTTAVIGLDWTVAFIILAIVTMTVGNFAAATQQNVKRMLAYSSVGHAGYALIGLAALTVDGGELVLGAAMMHLLVYGFMNTGAFLFVGLGEYWGVGRTFEDYNGLAARAPIACAALAVFMFSLAGIPPFGGFWSKYFLFTGALEAASANSALLLVAAALVVNSALSLYYYSRLVKAVWINDADPTAERDFGGTPTGLYAAILFAAVMTVVLLPAFGPVADVAVDAASAVLVT from the coding sequence ATGACTGATGCGTTCGCTCTCCCCGAGTGGGCCGCGCTCGCACCGCCACTCCTGTTGGCGCTTACCGCCCTGGCGTTGTTCGCCTACGACAGCATCAACCCGCGGTCGACGAACCGACCGGTACTGGCCGGTATCGCCGTCGTTGGTGCGCTGGCCTCACTCGTAACTGCCGTCTGGTTTACGCTGGCAGGAACCGGGGCTGACGGGCATGATGCAGGTTACGACCTCTGGTTCGTCGTCGGTGATTCGGTCACTGGGACCGGCGCAATCGATCTGTTCGGCGGCCAGTTGGTCGTCGATCAGATGGCGCTGTTCTTCATGATCGTCGTCGCCGTCGTCACAGCGCTGGTGGCGGTGGCCAGCTACGACTACATGGCCGGTCACGCCTATCAGGCCGAGTACTACTCGCTGTTGTTGCTCGCCGCGACGGGGATGTCGACGATGGCTGCCGCAAACAGTCTCGTCACGATCTTCATCGCCCTCGAGCTTGCAAGCCTGCCATCGTACGCACTCGTCGCGATCCTCAAGGACAACCGTGGCAGCGTCGAGGCTGGGCTGAAGTACTTCTTGATCGGTGCGCTCTCCTCGGCCATCTTCGTCTACGGTATCAGCCTCGTTTACGGTGCTACCGGGCACCTGCAACTCGAGGCAATCGCAGACACGCTGGCGGCCGGTGAGGCAGACGCCTACAGCGGCTTGCTCGGACTCGGTATCGTGATGTTGATCGGTGGCTTCGCGTTCAAGACGGCGAGCGTCCCGTTCCACTTCTGGGCACCCGAAGCCTACGAGGGTGCGCCCGCACCGATTGCGGCGTTCCTCTCCTCGGCGTCGAAAGCAGCCGGGTTCGTGATCCTCTTCCGTGTGTTCACGACGGCGTTCCCGCTCGAGACGACGACTGCGGTCATCGGGCTCGACTGGACGGTTGCGTTCATCATCCTCGCCATCGTCACGATGACGGTCGGGAACTTTGCGGCCGCGACCCAGCAGAACGTCAAGCGGATGCTTGCGTACTCCTCGGTGGGTCACGCTGGCTATGCGCTGATCGGACTGGCTGCGCTCACCGTCGACGGCGGCGAACTCGTCCTCGGTGCGGCGATGATGCACCTGCTCGTCTACGGCTTCATGAACACGGGTGCGTTCCTGTTCGTTGGTCTCGGTGAGTACTGGGGCGTCGGTCGTACCTTCGAGGATTACAACGGACTTGCTGCACGCGCTCCGATTGCCTGTGCGGCACTGGCCGTGTTCATGTTCAGCCTCGCAGGGATCCCGCCGTTCGGCGGCTTCTGGAGCAAGTACTTCCTGTTCACGGGGGCGCTCGAGGCGGCGTCGGCCAACAGCGCGCTGTTGCTCGTCGCCGCGGCACTCGTGGTCAACAGCGCACTGTCGCTGTATTACTACTCGCGACTGGTCAAAGCGGTCTGGATCAACGATGCCGACCCCACGGCCGAGCGAGACTTCGGCGGGACGCCGACAGGACTGTACGCAGCGATTCTGTTCGCTGCCGTGATGACTGTCGTCTTGCTGCCTGCGTTCGGCCCGGTCGCTGACGTGGCAGTCGACGCGGCGAGTGCAGTGCTCGTCACCTGA
- a CDS encoding acyl-CoA dehydrogenase family protein has translation MDFALSDEQQQIREEVKRFAENEVEPVATEYDVAEEYPHEVVQKAAEMGLTGPYIPMEYGGAGYSILDTAIITEELFAVDPGIALSIVATSFGCEAIMNFGTEEQKEQYLEPVALGEAISGAAISEPDTGSDVSSVSTHAEKDGDEWILNGNKMWITNGTVADFLVVLTKTNPDAEGRYNGFSQFIVETDWDGVSTEKITGKLGIRASDTAEVIFDDVRVPEENLVGTRDAAFLQQMQFFDETRTAVAAQGVGIAKGATEAALEYAQDREQFGKPISEFQAIQHKLADMATKTEAARNLTYKAAWKVDQGEDITQLASMAKEYASRIAVDVADEAVQIHGGAGYVNDFPVERFYRDAKITQIYEGTTEIQKNIIAREMLGKGF, from the coding sequence ATGGACTTTGCACTCTCCGACGAGCAACAACAGATCCGCGAAGAAGTGAAACGCTTCGCCGAAAACGAGGTCGAACCCGTCGCAACCGAGTACGACGTCGCCGAGGAGTACCCACACGAGGTCGTCCAGAAGGCCGCCGAGATGGGGCTGACCGGGCCATACATCCCGATGGAGTACGGTGGCGCTGGCTACTCGATTCTCGACACCGCGATCATCACCGAGGAGCTGTTCGCGGTCGACCCCGGTATCGCACTCTCGATCGTCGCCACTTCCTTTGGCTGTGAGGCGATCATGAACTTCGGGACCGAAGAACAGAAAGAGCAGTACCTCGAGCCAGTCGCCCTCGGTGAGGCGATTTCGGGTGCCGCAATTTCGGAACCGGACACCGGTTCTGACGTCTCCTCGGTGTCGACCCACGCCGAAAAAGACGGCGACGAGTGGATCCTCAACGGCAACAAGATGTGGATCACCAACGGCACCGTCGCCGACTTCCTCGTCGTCCTCACGAAAACCAACCCGGACGCCGAGGGTCGCTACAACGGCTTCAGCCAGTTCATCGTCGAGACCGACTGGGACGGCGTTTCCACCGAGAAGATCACGGGCAAACTCGGCATCCGAGCGTCGGACACCGCCGAAGTCATCTTCGACGACGTACGCGTGCCCGAGGAGAACCTCGTCGGGACGCGTGACGCCGCGTTCCTCCAGCAGATGCAGTTCTTCGACGAGACTCGTACGGCCGTCGCCGCTCAGGGCGTCGGTATCGCGAAAGGGGCCACCGAGGCCGCACTCGAGTACGCGCAGGACCGCGAGCAGTTCGGCAAGCCGATCAGCGAGTTCCAGGCCATCCAGCACAAACTCGCCGACATGGCGACCAAGACCGAGGCCGCCCGCAACCTGACGTACAAGGCTGCCTGGAAGGTCGATCAGGGCGAGGACATCACCCAACTCGCCTCGATGGCCAAGGAGTACGCCTCCCGCATCGCCGTCGATGTCGCCGACGAGGCCGTCCAGATCCACGGCGGCGCTGGCTACGTCAACGACTTCCCCGTCGAGCGGTTCTATCGCGACGCCAAGATCACCCAGATCTACGAGGGGACGACCGAGATTCAGAAGAACATCATCGCTCGCGAGATGCTCGGAAAAGGGTTCTAA